A region from the Prochlorococcus marinus XMU1408 genome encodes:
- a CDS encoding amino acid ABC transporter substrate-binding protein — protein sequence MAKINTNTLKTMRRLFSGIVGLTMLLTGCASPSQENSSRLDLIKKRNELICGVSGKIPGFSFLESDGNYQGLDVDICKAFAAAIIGDPERIQYRPLTAAERFTAIKTGEIDLLSRNTTFTLSRDSSGGNGLSFAPVVFHDGQGLMVKKSSGIDSLDDLANKSICVGSGTTTEQNINDAFESASLPYNPIKYQDLNQVVAGYLQGRCSAMTSDRSQLAAARSGFKNPKDHIILGNVLSKEPLAPASDGQDQKLSDAMRWVIFALISAEEQGITQSNIQEKFQLAKNNPQLKQLRRFLGIDGGLGEKINLSNDFVVKVISATGNYGEIYERHLGQTSEVPIPRGLNELYNKGGVHISPPFN from the coding sequence ATGGCGAAAATCAACACTAATACTTTAAAAACTATGCGGCGTTTGTTTTCAGGAATAGTTGGTTTGACCATGCTATTAACTGGCTGTGCGAGCCCAAGTCAAGAAAACAGTTCGAGACTTGATCTAATAAAAAAACGCAATGAATTAATATGTGGAGTAAGTGGAAAAATTCCTGGATTTAGTTTTCTTGAGAGTGATGGTAATTATCAAGGGCTAGACGTAGATATATGCAAAGCATTTGCTGCCGCGATAATAGGAGATCCAGAAAGAATCCAATATAGACCTCTAACTGCAGCAGAGCGATTCACAGCTATTAAAACTGGTGAAATTGATCTGCTATCAAGAAACACCACTTTTACTCTTAGTAGAGATTCATCTGGAGGAAATGGACTATCTTTTGCTCCAGTTGTTTTTCATGATGGGCAGGGATTAATGGTAAAAAAAAGCAGTGGAATAGATAGTCTTGATGATCTTGCAAATAAATCTATTTGCGTGGGATCAGGGACCACAACCGAACAAAATATAAATGATGCGTTTGAGAGTGCTTCACTTCCTTACAATCCCATCAAATATCAAGATCTGAATCAAGTAGTTGCAGGATATTTACAAGGTCGCTGTTCAGCTATGACTTCTGATCGCTCACAGTTGGCAGCAGCAAGATCAGGCTTTAAAAATCCAAAAGACCATATTATTCTAGGCAATGTATTGAGTAAAGAACCACTTGCTCCAGCCTCTGATGGTCAAGACCAGAAACTATCTGATGCTATGAGATGGGTGATTTTTGCTCTCATATCCGCAGAGGAACAAGGAATCACTCAATCAAATATTCAAGAAAAATTTCAACTTGCAAAAAACAATCCTCAATTAAAACAATTAAGAAGATTTCTAGGTATTGATGGTGGTTTGGGAGAGAAAATAAATCTTAGCAATGACTTTGTAGTTAAGGTGATAAGCGCAACTGGAAATTATGGAGAAATTTATGAAAGACATTTGGGACAAACTAGCGAAGTACCTATTCCAAGAGGATTAAATGAGTTGTATAACAAGGGAGGTGTACATATTTCTCCACCATTTAACTAA
- a CDS encoding amino acid ABC transporter permease — MFNKNLIPIKIFCNKIKKTLFTNLINTIVSIFIILIISLVCLNTFKWLIFNANWKVVTSNLPLYAFGSFPSNQQWRPATWIISLLSLSIVTLFGPDWKFVRKNLLLAWISTIPLGLYLLYGGLGLTPVMSRHWGGLTLTILLTACSSLLSLPFGIVLALCRQSSLPLIQKISSIYIDVMRAIPLIAVLFFGQLLIPLFLPIGIEIDRVWRAIFAFTLFVSAYIAEDVRGGLQAIPNTQIEAATSLGLNQYQVTKFVLIPQALRIALPALTNQSIGLFQNTSLMAILGLVELLGIGRSILANPEFIGQYIEVYIWLACVYWLFCTIMAVLARHLEQRMRINKENF; from the coding sequence ATGTTTAATAAAAATCTAATTCCTATCAAAATTTTCTGCAACAAGATCAAGAAAACTTTATTTACAAATTTAATCAATACTATTGTTAGTATCTTTATCATATTAATTATTAGTTTGGTTTGTTTAAATACTTTTAAATGGCTTATTTTTAATGCTAATTGGAAAGTTGTAACATCAAATCTTCCTTTATATGCCTTTGGCAGTTTTCCATCTAATCAACAATGGAGACCAGCTACTTGGATTATAAGTCTCCTATCACTAAGCATCGTTACACTTTTCGGCCCTGACTGGAAATTTGTACGTAAAAATCTTTTACTCGCATGGATAAGCACTATTCCCTTAGGTCTTTATTTACTTTATGGTGGTTTAGGATTAACACCTGTAATGAGTAGACATTGGGGTGGCCTTACACTAACTATTCTACTAACTGCTTGTAGCTCATTACTCTCATTACCATTTGGCATAGTATTGGCACTATGTCGTCAAAGTTCATTACCATTAATTCAGAAAATAAGTTCAATATATATAGACGTAATGAGAGCAATTCCTCTTATTGCAGTACTTTTCTTTGGCCAACTTCTAATACCCTTATTCCTTCCTATAGGAATCGAAATTGACCGAGTTTGGAGAGCAATCTTTGCTTTTACTCTATTTGTATCTGCCTACATAGCAGAAGATGTTCGTGGTGGATTACAAGCTATCCCCAATACTCAAATAGAAGCAGCAACTAGTCTTGGCCTTAATCAATATCAAGTTACTAAATTTGTATTAATTCCTCAAGCCTTAAGAATTGCATTACCAGCACTGACTAATCAATCTATCGGACTCTTTCAAAATACATCTTTAATGGCTATTTTAGGATTAGTAGAATTACTTGGCATTGGAAGAAGTATCCTTGCAAATCCAGAATTTATTGGTCAATATATCGAAGTTTATATTTGGCTTGCATGTGTATATTGGCTATTCTGTACAATCATGGCAGTTCTTGCAAGACATCTCGAACAAAGAATGAGAATTAATAAAGAAAATTTCTGA
- a CDS encoding ABC transporter permease subunit, translating to MKRSSKIFLQFGLCIFIISVVGILINNLTINLIRTGLGFNFNWLFKPASFALAEHPLPYSSSDSYAWALFIGWLNSLKVIFSSLIIATLWGTIIGLARTGKNYLLILISASYITIIRQTPLLLQLMFWYFIGFLGLKENMFIHIKNIFKISNHGIELAGLTLSSEFSALLFGLSVFTSAFIAEVIRGGILSVPLGQWEAFRSLGISEKKGLISIIIPQALPAIIPGLTSQYLNLAKNSTLAIAVGYSDIYAINDTIINQTGRAIECFIILLTSFLLLNLLISNSMEILNKIIINSKRYN from the coding sequence ATGAAGCGCAGTAGCAAAATATTTTTACAGTTTGGACTTTGTATTTTCATTATTAGTGTAGTTGGAATATTAATTAATAATCTAACAATCAATCTAATAAGAACTGGTCTTGGCTTTAATTTCAATTGGCTATTCAAGCCAGCCAGTTTTGCTTTAGCTGAACATCCTTTGCCTTATTCTTCTTCAGATAGCTATGCTTGGGCATTATTTATTGGTTGGTTAAACAGCCTCAAAGTAATTTTCTCTTCATTAATAATAGCAACTTTATGGGGAACAATAATAGGTTTGGCAAGAACAGGAAAAAACTATTTATTAATTCTAATTTCAGCTAGTTACATCACAATAATTCGACAGACACCTCTTTTACTTCAACTTATGTTTTGGTACTTTATTGGCTTCTTAGGTTTAAAAGAAAATATGTTTATACATATAAAAAATATATTTAAAATTTCAAATCATGGGATAGAGTTAGCAGGATTAACTTTATCCTCAGAATTTTCGGCATTATTATTTGGTCTCAGTGTATTTACAAGTGCTTTCATAGCAGAAGTGATTCGCGGAGGTATACTTTCAGTTCCCCTAGGGCAATGGGAGGCTTTTAGAAGTTTAGGAATTTCTGAGAAGAAAGGCCTTATTAGTATAATTATTCCTCAAGCATTACCAGCAATTATTCCAGGACTAACCAGTCAATATCTTAATCTTGCTAAAAATAGCACCTTAGCTATAGCAGTTGGATATTCAGATATTTATGCAATAAATGATACTATTATAAACCAAACAGGACGAGCTATAGAATGCTTTATTATATTACTAACTAGTTTCTTATTATTAAATTTATTGATAAGTAATAGCATGGAAATACTTAATAAAATAATTATAAATTCGAAAAGATATAATTAA
- a CDS encoding DUF2237 family protein encodes MLQKNVLGTELKSCSCNPMTGWYRDGSCRTDSSDYGRHTVCAVMTDQFLSYSQAQGNDLSTPQIGFPGLKKGDHWCLCAPRWKEAFEDGMAPLINLEATEESTLKIIDLEILMKFSHNNNS; translated from the coding sequence ATGTTGCAAAAAAACGTTTTAGGCACAGAGCTTAAGTCATGTAGTTGTAATCCTATGACTGGATGGTATCGAGATGGTTCATGTAGAACTGATAGCTCTGATTATGGAAGGCATACTGTTTGTGCTGTGATGACGGATCAATTTCTTTCATATAGTCAAGCTCAAGGGAATGATCTTTCTACGCCCCAAATAGGATTTCCAGGATTAAAAAAAGGTGATCATTGGTGTCTTTGTGCTCCTAGATGGAAAGAAGCATTTGAGGATGGTATGGCTCCTTTAATTAATCTTGAAGCAACAGAAGAGAGTACATTAAAAATTATTGACTTAGAAATATTAATGAAGTTTTCTCATAACAATAATTCATGA
- a CDS encoding DUF4912 domain-containing protein, translating to MCKKYKIGYNIKYLNIQRKMKTGFQQDVKEYFWNKIKKVTNSFSNLAVNNLGDGYVKCFWDISFIDNFRIEFSKSCFYAIRLYDITNNRDKNNSTCIMKEIQVSKYQSSVLAPIPINKGVYYFEFGFRKRNGDWRKIADQQLNLGFRIIKVFQSFENDNWFNSSINTRKYNNLTPHEEAYQLSFKAPIGGSDEISEYR from the coding sequence TTGTGTAAAAAATATAAAATTGGCTATAATATTAAATATTTAAATATACAAAGGAAAATGAAAACTGGGTTTCAGCAAGATGTAAAAGAATATTTTTGGAATAAAATTAAAAAAGTTACTAATAGTTTTAGCAATTTAGCAGTTAATAATCTTGGCGATGGTTATGTAAAATGCTTTTGGGACATTAGCTTTATAGATAATTTTAGAATCGAATTTAGTAAAAGTTGCTTTTATGCCATTAGATTATATGACATAACTAATAATAGAGATAAAAATAATTCTACTTGTATCATGAAAGAAATTCAGGTAAGTAAATATCAATCTTCTGTTTTAGCTCCTATTCCTATTAATAAAGGCGTTTATTATTTTGAGTTTGGTTTCCGTAAGAGGAATGGCGATTGGAGAAAAATTGCGGATCAACAATTGAACTTGGGGTTTAGAATAATCAAAGTTTTCCAATCCTTCGAAAATGATAATTGGTTTAATAGTTCTATAAATACAAGAAAATATAATAATTTAACTCCTCATGAAGAGGCTTATCAACTTTCATTTAAAGCCCCCATTGGCGGTTCAGATGAAATATCTGAATACAGGTGA
- a CDS encoding NAD(P)-binding protein, which translates to MNNVYDFVVIGAGISGCTFASCLNKRFSDASILLIEHGRKVGGRSTTRNSRKNTIFKFDHGLASISLSKNFSEDINKLIYPLIKSKKLINITKDILLINEIGEIHNLSTDKEIFRGYPFMINFCEGIIDQSFNRKNIHFLFQTLVKSFKRENDLWRILLNEEKVIRSKNLVLSSSLIAHPRCLKIFNVNSLPLRDAFIPGNDEMIDYLIEKASKIEYIKRKNYILYVSNPNKVKIFNQRYLQVFFSKSIRDNLNFEKLIFQKQIDDSMIIILHCSYHRTLLEMSHEKIIKYLIEIFDGKQKFIDLFIETKLIDKMDWRASQPINSLIPKELQWSSKSKIGFCGDWFDLGNCKGVELALKSSIRLAKLL; encoded by the coding sequence ATGAATAATGTTTATGATTTTGTAGTTATAGGTGCTGGAATATCTGGATGCACTTTTGCATCATGCTTAAATAAAAGATTCTCTGATGCATCTATACTATTGATTGAACATGGAAGGAAGGTTGGAGGTAGATCAACAACAAGAAATTCAAGAAAAAATACAATTTTTAAATTTGATCATGGATTAGCTTCAATTAGCCTGAGTAAAAACTTTTCAGAAGATATAAATAAACTTATTTACCCATTAATTAAATCCAAAAAATTGATAAATATCACAAAAGATATTCTATTAATAAATGAAATAGGAGAAATACATAATCTATCTACAGATAAAGAAATTTTTAGAGGTTATCCATTTATGATCAATTTTTGTGAGGGAATAATAGATCAATCGTTTAATCGAAAGAATATCCATTTTTTATTTCAAACACTTGTTAAGTCATTTAAACGTGAAAATGATTTGTGGAGAATATTACTTAACGAGGAAAAAGTTATTAGATCTAAAAATCTTGTGCTATCAAGTTCTTTAATAGCACATCCAAGATGTTTAAAAATTTTTAATGTTAATTCTTTACCACTTCGTGATGCTTTTATACCAGGGAATGATGAGATGATAGACTATTTAATAGAAAAAGCGAGTAAAATAGAATATATTAAGCGAAAAAATTACATTTTATATGTTTCCAATCCTAACAAGGTTAAAATTTTTAATCAAAGGTATTTACAAGTTTTCTTTTCAAAAAGTATTAGAGATAATTTAAATTTTGAAAAACTTATTTTCCAAAAACAAATCGATGATTCCATGATTATCATCTTACACTGTTCCTATCATCGGACATTGCTTGAAATGAGTCATGAAAAAATTATTAAATATTTGATAGAAATTTTTGATGGTAAACAAAAGTTTATTGATTTATTTATAGAAACAAAGCTAATAGATAAAATGGATTGGAGAGCATCACAACCTATAAATAGCTTAATTCCTAAAGAATTACAATGGTCATCAAAAAGCAAAATTGGTTTTTGCGGTGATTGGTTTGATTTAGGTAATTGTAAAGGAGTAGAATTAGCCCTTAAGAGTTCTATCCGACTGGCTAAATTATTATAA